A single region of the Nicotiana sylvestris chromosome 6, ASM39365v2, whole genome shotgun sequence genome encodes:
- the LOC104247846 gene encoding large ribosomal subunit protein eL22y-like: MSRGSSGATKGGKKKGATFVIDFSKPVKDKIMDIASLEKFLQERIKVGGKVGALGDIVTVFRDKTKITVTSESTFSKRYLKYLTKKYLKKNNVRDWLRVISANKDRNVYELRYFNIAENKAEEED; this comes from the coding sequence ATGAGTAGAGGAAGCAGCGGAGCCACCAAGGGTGGGAAGAAGAAGGGAGCAACCTTCGTGATTGATTTCTCAAAGCCTGTTAAGGATAAGATCATGGATATCGCTTCACTGGAGAAGTTTCTGCAGGAGCGCATCAAGGTCGGAGGAAAGGTTGGAGCTCTTGGTGATATCGTCACTGTCTTCCGTGACAAAACAAAAATCACTGTCACCTCCGAGAGCACTTTCTCCAAGCGGTATCTGAAGTACCTGACCAAGAAGTATCTCAAGAAGAACAATGTCCGTGATTGGCTCAGAGTTATTTCTGCAAACAAGGATCGCAATGTCTATGAGCTGAGGTACTTCAACATTGCTGAGAATAAGGCTGAGGAGGAAGATTGA